A single genomic interval of Drosophila virilis strain 15010-1051.87 chromosome 2, Dvir_AGI_RSII-ME, whole genome shotgun sequence harbors:
- the TFAM gene encoding transcription factor A, mitochondrial isoform X2, producing MIYTSTLLSRGSLIGSLISKVRPLAAASLSNSSALHSKSLEEQIGLPPRPKKPLTPYFRFMREMRPKMLAKDPKITTVEVVRQLSKSWVDVDPKLKERLQSEYKKDQEIYLEQRTKYDATLTDQQRAEIKQMKQDINDAKERKQLRKRIKELGRPKKPASAFLRFVASERTNTPQTPNQTYREWHQKATAKWTRLSDEEKAVYLRESRKELDQYKKNISIWEEKMIRLGHIDVVRHGNLIDPPEPKPRKSQALKEK from the exons atgatttacACATCGACGCTGCTGTCGCGAGGCTCCCTCATCGGGTCGCTAATTAGCAAAGTCAG ACCATTGGCCGCCGCCAGCCTTAGCAATAGCTCGGCACTGCACTCCAAGTCGCTGGAGGAGCAGATTGGCCTGCCGCCCAGGCCAAAGAAGCCGCTGACGCCATACTTTCGCTTCATGCGCGAAATGCGGCCCAAGATGCTGGCAAAGGATCCAAAGATAACCACAGTCGAGGTTGTGCGCCAACTGTCCAAGAGCTGGGTGGATGTCGATCCCAAGCTGAAGGAGCGCTTGCAGTCAGAGTACAAAAAGGATCAGGAGATCTACCTGGAGCAGCGCACCAAATATGATGCCACGCTTACCGACCAGCAACGCGCCGAAATTAAGCAGATGAAACAGGACATCAACGATGCCAAAGAGCGGAAACAGCTGCGCAAACGTATCAAGGAACTGGGTCGCCCCAAAAAGCCGGCCTCCGCCTTTCTGCGCTTTGTGGCCAGCGAGCGCACGAATACGCCACAAACACCAAATCAAACGTATCGCGAATGGCACCAAAAGGCGACCGCCAAATGGACTCGCCTCTCGGACGAAGAGAAAGCAGTCTATCTGCGCGAATCGCGCAAGGAACTGGACCAGTACAA aaaaaacatttcgatTTGGGAGGAGAAAATGATACGTCTGGGCCATATCGATGTTGTGCGTCATGGCAACCTCATCGATCCGCCAGAGCCCAAGCCACGCAAATCCCAAGCTCTGAAAGAGAAGTAG
- the LOC6629893 gene encoding succinate--hydroxymethylglutarate CoA-transferase → MWLQRLILSRAAAAARQSLRSFAAASENNNNNNNNNVNLDASAVDERHPLRGVRILDLTRIVAGPYCTMVLADLGAEVIKVERPHFGDEARKWGPPFLEQSGDAAYFLAQNRNKRSVCIDMKRGKELMHQLAGKCDVLVENYVPGTLERYGLGYEQLRQVNPRLIYCTISGYGSVGPYAKRPGYDVIASSMGGLLHITGERDGPPSKVGVAVTDVATGLYAHGAILAALLQRERTQRGQKIDVDLLSTCCSLLINVASNYLNAGTEAQRWGTAHSSIVPYQSFKTADGYLTLGAGSDAQFVELCRRLNIEPVSQDAKFKTNKDRVQHREELVALLAQILARDTSKNWMQQFEGASFVVGPVNSIREVFEDEHIQAIGLVKKLPHARDGSVKVVGPPVVYSEARNDARTAPPMLGEHTDEVLAKLLGYGADRIAALREQRIIQ, encoded by the coding sequence ATGTGGTTACAACGTTTGATTCTCTCACgcgcagccgctgctgcgcGTCAAAGCTTGCGAAGCTTTGCGGCTGCCagcgagaacaacaacaacaacaacaacaacaatgttaaCCTTGACGCGTCTGCCGTGGATGAGCGTCATCCGCTGCGTGGCGTGCGCATTCTGGATCTCACGCGCATTGTGGCCGGCCCGTATTGCACCATGGTGCTGGCCGACCTGGGCGCCGAGGTCATCAAGGTGGAGCGTCCGCATTTCGGGGATGAGGCGCGCAAATGGGGGCCACCGTTTCTGGAGCAAAGCGGCGATGCGGCATATTTTCTGGCCCAAAATCGCAACAAGCGTAGCGTGTGCATTGACATGAAGCGCGGCAAAGAGCTGATGCATCAGCTGGCCGGCAAGTGTGATGTGCTGGTGGAGAACTATGTGCCCGGCACACTGGAACGCTACGGCCTGGGCTATGAGCAGCTGCGTCAAGTGAATCCGCGACTGATCTACTGCACCATCAGTGGCTATGGGTCTGTGGGCCCCTACGCCAAGCGGCCGGGCTATGATGTGATAGCCTCCTCTATGGGCGGGCTGCTGCACATTACGGGCGAACGTGATGGGCCGCCTAGCaaggtgggcgtggccgttACAGATGTGGCCACGGGCCTGTATGCGCACGGCGCCATTCTGGCCGCGCTGCTGCAACGGGAGCGCACCCAGCGCGGCCAAAAGATTGATGTGGATCTGCTGTCCACGTGCTGTTCGCTGCTGATCAACGTGGCCAGCAACTACTTGAATGCCGGCACCGAGGCCCAGCGCTGGGGCACCGCCCACTCCAGCATTGTGCCCTACCAGAGCTTCAAGACAGCCGACGGCTACCTGACCCTGGGCGCCGGCAGCGATGCCCAGTTTGTGGAGCTATGCCGCCGGCTGAACATTGAGCCGGTGTCGCAGGATGCCAAATTCAAGACCAACAAGGATCGCGTGCAGCATCGTGAAGAGCTGGTCGCCCTGCTGGCCCAGATACTGGCGCGTGACACCTCCAAGAACTGGATGCAGCAATTCGAGGGCGCCAGCTTTGTGGTGGGCCCCGTCAACAGCATACGCGAGGTGTTCGAGGATGAGCACATCCAGGCCATTGGGCTGGTCAAGAAGCTGCCACATGCGCGCGACGGCAGCGTCAAGGTCGTCGGACCGCCGGTCGTCTACAGTGAAGCACGCAACGATGCCCGCACCGCGCCCCCCATGCTGGGCGAGCACACGGACGAGGTGCTGGCCAAGCTGCTGGGCTATGGAGCCGATCGGATTGCCGCACTGCGCGAGCAGCGTATCATACAGTGA
- the TFAM gene encoding transcription factor A, mitochondrial isoform X1: MIYTSTLLSRGSLIGSLISKVRQVVAKNSDTAHTNQINKNFTPTPNTNRPLAAASLSNSSALHSKSLEEQIGLPPRPKKPLTPYFRFMREMRPKMLAKDPKITTVEVVRQLSKSWVDVDPKLKERLQSEYKKDQEIYLEQRTKYDATLTDQQRAEIKQMKQDINDAKERKQLRKRIKELGRPKKPASAFLRFVASERTNTPQTPNQTYREWHQKATAKWTRLSDEEKAVYLRESRKELDQYKKNISIWEEKMIRLGHIDVVRHGNLIDPPEPKPRKSQALKEK; encoded by the exons atgatttacACATCGACGCTGCTGTCGCGAGGCTCCCTCATCGGGTCGCTAATTAGCAAAGTCAGGCAAGTTGTAGCCAAAAACTCAGACACTGCACATACAaatcaaatcaacaaaaatttcaCACCTACGCCAAACACAAACAGACCATTGGCCGCCGCCAGCCTTAGCAATAGCTCGGCACTGCACTCCAAGTCGCTGGAGGAGCAGATTGGCCTGCCGCCCAGGCCAAAGAAGCCGCTGACGCCATACTTTCGCTTCATGCGCGAAATGCGGCCCAAGATGCTGGCAAAGGATCCAAAGATAACCACAGTCGAGGTTGTGCGCCAACTGTCCAAGAGCTGGGTGGATGTCGATCCCAAGCTGAAGGAGCGCTTGCAGTCAGAGTACAAAAAGGATCAGGAGATCTACCTGGAGCAGCGCACCAAATATGATGCCACGCTTACCGACCAGCAACGCGCCGAAATTAAGCAGATGAAACAGGACATCAACGATGCCAAAGAGCGGAAACAGCTGCGCAAACGTATCAAGGAACTGGGTCGCCCCAAAAAGCCGGCCTCCGCCTTTCTGCGCTTTGTGGCCAGCGAGCGCACGAATACGCCACAAACACCAAATCAAACGTATCGCGAATGGCACCAAAAGGCGACCGCCAAATGGACTCGCCTCTCGGACGAAGAGAAAGCAGTCTATCTGCGCGAATCGCGCAAGGAACTGGACCAGTACAA aaaaaacatttcgatTTGGGAGGAGAAAATGATACGTCTGGGCCATATCGATGTTGTGCGTCATGGCAACCTCATCGATCCGCCAGAGCCCAAGCCACGCAAATCCCAAGCTCTGAAAGAGAAGTAG
- the LOC6629892 gene encoding fatty-acid amide hydrolase 2 isoform X2, protein MGINSVESMEEHTPLLGIPVTVKESIAVKGLTNQAGRVFKTPQIAKSDAPVVEQIKRCGGIILLVSNTPELCLLWETYNNVTGQTKNPYDLKRTPGGSSGGEAALLASGASLLGLTSDIGGSSRLPAMFSGIWGHKPTPYAVSFRGHHPTSDFPKWGDFFTIAPMTRYAKDLPLLLKCMSDPTGPKLTLDKEISANGIRFFFMDNDGPSGMMRPLSRDLHAAINRVASDFNAKRVNIRKMKWSLDISLSAMLTMKNIETIYHKTEEGEQPKTVCKETVKYFFGCSDSILPSVIFGHLQNFMKIIPNSRHKHLASIIEALKTEFKELLGTDGVFLYPTFPNTAHQHYQIYHKLLEPMYMAIFNTLGLPVTNCMIGLDRRNLPMGIQVVANPGQDHLCLAVAREMERRYGGWVRPPSEDSHSYAQSSGKRG, encoded by the coding sequence ATGGGCATCAATAGCGTCGAGTCCATGGAGGAGCACACACCGCTGCTGGGCATACCGGTGACGGTGAAGGAGAGCATTGCTGTCAAGGGCTTGACCAATCAGGCGGGTCGTGTCTTCAAGACGCCGCAAATAGCCAAGTCGGATGCGCCCGTCGTGGAGCAGATCAAGCGCTGCGGCGGCATCATATTGCTGGTGTCCAATACGCCGGAGCTGTGCTTGCTCTGGGAGACGTACAACAATGTGACGGGCCAGACAAAGAATCCGTATGACTTGAAGCGCACACCGGGTGGCTCCTCGGGCGGTGAAGCGGCGCTCCTGGCGAGCGGCGCCTCGCTGCTGGGCCTCACCTCGGACATTGGCGGCTCGTCGCGTTTGCCGGCCATGTTCAGTGGCATTTGGGGTCACAAGCCCACGCCGTATGCGGTCTCGTTTCGTGGCCATCATCCGACCAGCGATTTTCCCAAATGGGGCGACTTCTTTACCATTGCCCCAATGACACGCTATGCCAAGgatttgccgctgctgctcaaGTGCATGAGCGATCCGACTGGACCGAAATTGACGCTGGACAAGGAGATCAGTGCGAATGGCATACGTTTCTTTTTCATGGACAACGACGGGCCCTCGGGCATGATGCGTCCGCTCAGCCGGGATCTGCATGCGGCCATCAATCGTGTCGCTAGCGATTTCAATGCAAAGCGCGTCAATATACGCAAAATGAAATGGTCGCTGGACATCTCGCTATCGGCCATGCTGACCATGAAGAACATTGAGACAATTTACCACAAAACGGAGGAGGGCGAACAGCCAAAGACCGTCTGCAAAGAGACGGTCAAATATTTCTTTGGCTGCTCGGACAGCATACTGCCCTCGGTCATCTTCGGACATCTGCAGAATTTCATGAAGATAATACCCAATTCGCGGCACAAGCATCTGGCCAGCATCATCGAAGCGCTCAAGACTGAATTCAAGGAGCTGCTCGGCACAGACGGCGTTTTCCTCTATCCCACATTCCCGAACACCGCCCATCAGCACTATCAGATCTATCACAAGCTGCTGGAGCCCATGTACATGGCTATATTCAATACACTCGGCCTGCCCGTTACCAACTGTATGATTGGCCTGGATCGTCGCAATCTGCCCATGGGCATACAGGTGGTCGCCAATCCCGGCCAGGATCATCTCTGTCTGGCCGTGGCGCGCGAAATGGAGCGACGCTATGGCGGTTGGGTGCGTCCCCCCTCGGAGGATAGCCACAGTTATGCGCAGTCCAGTGGCAAGCGGGGCTGA
- the LOC6629892 gene encoding fatty-acid amide hydrolase 2-A isoform X1 → MTRVLKSIVAFVRLHLESVLLDGILGYIMRRFLRSAMIVFSWFVVPYSRYTNIKVMRRKLPPIRSHLLEIPAVDLAKLIRNRKIKSEEVVEAYIERCRQVNPLINAIVQDRFEEALEEAREIDNVIAMGINSVESMEEHTPLLGIPVTVKESIAVKGLTNQAGRVFKTPQIAKSDAPVVEQIKRCGGIILLVSNTPELCLLWETYNNVTGQTKNPYDLKRTPGGSSGGEAALLASGASLLGLTSDIGGSSRLPAMFSGIWGHKPTPYAVSFRGHHPTSDFPKWGDFFTIAPMTRYAKDLPLLLKCMSDPTGPKLTLDKEISANGIRFFFMDNDGPSGMMRPLSRDLHAAINRVASDFNAKRVNIRKMKWSLDISLSAMLTMKNIETIYHKTEEGEQPKTVCKETVKYFFGCSDSILPSVIFGHLQNFMKIIPNSRHKHLASIIEALKTEFKELLGTDGVFLYPTFPNTAHQHYQIYHKLLEPMYMAIFNTLGLPVTNCMIGLDRRNLPMGIQVVANPGQDHLCLAVAREMERRYGGWVRPPSEDSHSYAQSSGKRG, encoded by the exons GATCCTGGGGTACATCATGCGGCGCTTCCTGCGCTCGGCCATGATTGTCTTCAGCTGGTTTGTGGTGCCCTACAGCCGCTACACCAACATCAAGGTGATGCGGCGCAAGCTGCCACCCATACGCAGCCATCTGCTGGAGATACCTGCCGTCGACCTGGCCAAGCTAATTCGCAACAGAAAG ATTAAAAGCGAAGAAGTGGTTGAGGCCTACATCGAACGCTGTCGACAg GTAAATCCGCTGATCAATGCGATTGTGCAGGATCGCTTTGAGGAGGCGCTGGAGGAGGCGCGCGAGATTGACAATGTGATTGCCATGGGCATCAATAGCGTCGAGTCCATGGAGGAGCACACACCGCTGCTGGGCATACCGGTGACGGTGAAGGAGAGCATTGCTGTCAAGGGCTTGACCAATCAGGCGGGTCGTGTCTTCAAGACGCCGCAAATAGCCAAGTCGGATGCGCCCGTCGTGGAGCAGATCAAGCGCTGCGGCGGCATCATATTGCTGGTGTCCAATACGCCGGAGCTGTGCTTGCTCTGGGAGACGTACAACAATGTGACGGGCCAGACAAAGAATCCGTATGACTTGAAGCGCACACCGGGTGGCTCCTCGGGCGGTGAAGCGGCGCTCCTGGCGAGCGGCGCCTCGCTGCTGGGCCTCACCTCGGACATTGGCGGCTCGTCGCGTTTGCCGGCCATGTTCAGTGGCATTTGGGGTCACAAGCCCACGCCGTATGCGGTCTCGTTTCGTGGCCATCATCCGACCAGCGATTTTCCCAAATGGGGCGACTTCTTTACCATTGCCCCAATGACACGCTATGCCAAGgatttgccgctgctgctcaaGTGCATGAGCGATCCGACTGGACCGAAATTGACGCTGGACAAGGAGATCAGTGCGAATGGCATACGTTTCTTTTTCATGGACAACGACGGGCCCTCGGGCATGATGCGTCCGCTCAGCCGGGATCTGCATGCGGCCATCAATCGTGTCGCTAGCGATTTCAATGCAAAGCGCGTCAATATACGCAAAATGAAATGGTCGCTGGACATCTCGCTATCGGCCATGCTGACCATGAAGAACATTGAGACAATTTACCACAAAACGGAGGAGGGCGAACAGCCAAAGACCGTCTGCAAAGAGACGGTCAAATATTTCTTTGGCTGCTCGGACAGCATACTGCCCTCGGTCATCTTCGGACATCTGCAGAATTTCATGAAGATAATACCCAATTCGCGGCACAAGCATCTGGCCAGCATCATCGAAGCGCTCAAGACTGAATTCAAGGAGCTGCTCGGCACAGACGGCGTTTTCCTCTATCCCACATTCCCGAACACCGCCCATCAGCACTATCAGATCTATCACAAGCTGCTGGAGCCCATGTACATGGCTATATTCAATACACTCGGCCTGCCCGTTACCAACTGTATGATTGGCCTGGATCGTCGCAATCTGCCCATGGGCATACAGGTGGTCGCCAATCCCGGCCAGGATCATCTCTGTCTGGCCGTGGCGCGCGAAATGGAGCGACGCTATGGCGGTTGGGTGCGTCCCCCCTCGGAGGATAGCCACAGTTATGCGCAGTCCAGTGGCAAGCGGGGCTGA